From the genome of Clostridiisalibacter paucivorans DSM 22131, one region includes:
- a CDS encoding ABC transporter permease has translation MRHNKWLLAFVILVYMFLFAPMVIIVITSFGPDNYIAFPPRGFSMKWFVNIFNSEMFIRTFSISIQVAVIATLFALILGVPAAYALSRFDFKGKSIIKNLFFSPVIVPGIVFGFALFNFIIIKMRLPIYTSLLIGHTVVIIPYIIRVISSSLDNFDYSIEEAAVSLGASKIKTFFIVVFPNITSSVIAAFMLAFINSFNNVPVSIFLTGPGVSTLPIQMMSYVEYYFDPTVSALSVLLMLMTIGIMFVVERTLGLSYFSK, from the coding sequence ATGAGACATAATAAATGGTTATTAGCCTTTGTAATATTGGTATATATGTTTTTATTTGCTCCAATGGTAATAATAGTAATTACGTCCTTTGGACCAGATAATTATATAGCATTTCCACCTAGAGGATTTAGCATGAAATGGTTTGTAAATATATTTAATTCTGAAATGTTTATTCGTACATTTAGTATAAGTATTCAGGTGGCAGTTATAGCTACTTTATTTGCCCTTATATTGGGAGTTCCTGCTGCTTATGCATTGAGTAGATTTGATTTTAAAGGAAAATCTATAATAAAGAATCTGTTTTTTTCTCCTGTTATAGTACCAGGAATAGTTTTTGGTTTTGCACTTTTTAATTTTATAATAATAAAAATGCGACTTCCCATATATACCAGTTTGTTGATTGGACATACAGTGGTAATTATCCCCTATATAATCAGGGTTATATCATCGAGCTTAGACAATTTTGATTATTCAATAGAAGAAGCGGCAGTGAGTTTGGGAGCCAGTAAGATAAAGACATTTTTTATCGTAGTATTTCCCAATATAACATCCAGTGTTATAGCTGCTTTTATGTTGGCATTTATAAATTCATTTAATAATGTACCAGTATCTATATTTTTAACAGGACCGGGTGTGAGTACCCTTCCTATACAGATGATGAGTTATGTGGAATATTATTTTGACCCCACAGTATCTGCATTATCAGTATTATTAATGCTTATGACTATAGGAATTATGTTTGTTGTGGAAAGAACCTTGGGATTAAGTTATTTTTCAAAATAA
- a CDS encoding ABC transporter permease, producing MKGKWSYVLLVPGLTIIVVFLIMPLIYTIFPTLLGGEGVTFQEYIKFFKDEYYMQIFMRTLKIALITALITIIFGLPVSYFISRANKKFRGILIACTVFPLLTNSVVRSFAWMTILGKNGIINKVLMGLNIISEPYKLLYTEFAIVVGTVYLFLPLMIVSLVGVMENIEYDLLEAAESLGANRIVAFFKVIFPLSVPGLIVGTVLVFTGALTAYTTPQLLGGNSNMVLSTLVYQKAMTLGDWTSASVVATIMIFTTLTIIGVINRLASKLNERGV from the coding sequence ATGAAAGGAAAATGGTCTTATGTATTGTTAGTACCAGGTCTAACTATAATTGTGGTATTTCTTATAATGCCCCTTATTTATACTATATTTCCCACTTTATTAGGGGGAGAGGGTGTAACATTCCAAGAGTATATCAAGTTTTTTAAAGACGAATATTATATGCAAATATTTATGAGGACTCTTAAAATAGCATTGATTACTGCCTTGATAACTATAATTTTTGGATTGCCTGTATCATATTTCATTTCTAGGGCAAACAAAAAATTTCGAGGGATATTAATAGCGTGTACTGTATTTCCGTTACTTACAAACTCAGTGGTGAGATCTTTTGCTTGGATGACTATATTGGGTAAGAATGGCATAATAAACAAGGTGCTTATGGGACTTAATATCATATCTGAACCATATAAATTGTTGTATACAGAGTTTGCCATAGTAGTGGGTACAGTATATTTGTTTTTGCCCCTGATGATAGTTTCATTAGTGGGTGTTATGGAAAACATAGAATACGATTTATTAGAGGCGGCGGAGAGTCTAGGTGCCAATAGGATTGTGGCATTTTTTAAGGTTATATTCCCATTGAGTGTGCCAGGGCTTATTGTGGGAACAGTATTAGTTTTTACAGGAGCATTGACGGCCTATACTACTCCACAGCTATTGGGAGGAAATAGTAATATGGTATTATCCACATTGGTGTATCAGAAGGCTATGACATTGGGAGACTGGACCAGTGCCTCTGTGGTAGCCACCATAATGATATTTACTACCCTTACTATAATTGGTGTTATAAATAGATTGGCATCGAAGCTTAATGAGAGGGGGGTATAG
- a CDS encoding mechanosensitive ion channel family protein translates to MDIISVTVLLNFGMKLLFALLVLLIGLKIIKYISRPVKDGLEKRDVDPSLRPFLLSLLDGVLKVLLFITIASMLGVKMTSFVAIVGAASLAVGMALQGSLSNFAGGVLILLLKPFRVGDYIEGAGYSGTVEEIQIFYTHLKTPDNRLIVIPNGDLSNNSIVNYSSKSERRVDLTFGVGYDNDIDKVKNAIREVIDSHELIMKIPEPFIRVGSHGDSSVNFVVRVWTKAEDYWTVHFDLLEMVKNKFDKEKIDIPYPHMDVNIMGNK, encoded by the coding sequence TTGGATATAATTTCAGTGACTGTATTATTAAATTTTGGAATGAAACTATTATTTGCATTACTGGTATTATTGATAGGATTAAAAATTATAAAATATATATCTAGACCAGTAAAAGATGGGTTGGAAAAAAGAGATGTAGATCCATCTTTGAGGCCGTTTTTATTGTCTCTATTAGATGGAGTATTGAAAGTGTTGCTATTTATTACTATAGCTTCCATGTTGGGAGTGAAGATGACATCTTTTGTTGCTATAGTGGGTGCCGCCAGTTTAGCGGTTGGTATGGCGTTACAAGGTAGTTTGTCTAATTTTGCAGGCGGGGTGCTAATACTTTTACTAAAACCCTTTAGAGTAGGAGATTATATAGAGGGGGCAGGTTATTCAGGAACAGTGGAGGAGATTCAGATCTTCTATACCCACCTCAAGACACCAGACAATAGACTTATAGTTATACCAAATGGAGATCTTTCTAATAATAGCATAGTAAATTATTCATCTAAATCAGAGAGAAGGGTGGATTTAACCTTTGGAGTTGGATATGACAATGACATAGATAAGGTTAAAAATGCCATAAGAGAAGTAATAGATAGTCACGAATTAATAATGAAAATACCAGAGCCTTTTATAAGGGTAGGCTCCCATGGAGATAGTTCAGTAAATTTTGTGGTTAGGGTGTGGACTAAAGCAGAAGACTATTGGACTGTACATTTTGACCTTTTAGAGATGGTCAAAAATAAATTTGATAAAGAAAAGATAGATATTCCATATCCCCATATGGATGTAAACATAATGGGAAATAAATAA